From the genome of Sphingobacterium kitahiroshimense, one region includes:
- a CDS encoding TerC family protein has protein sequence MEWISDPQIWISLLTLTVLEVVLGIDNIVFISILSGKLPAEQQKKARQLGLMLALVTRVLLLFSIKWIMSLTEPFINLATTFGINNPDWSRYLELSGRDLILFIGGLFLIYKSTTEIHHKMDGHTEEHTVNKKGVTFLSTIFQILILDIVFSLDSVITAVGMVDQIGVMVAAVIIAVVIMLLSSEQISKFVNNYPSVKMLALSFLLLIGVSLTAEAFDQHIPKGYIYFAMAFSVLVEFLNIKSEKKQMHKQHDK, from the coding sequence ATGGAATGGATCTCAGACCCACAGATTTGGATTTCACTACTGACATTGACAGTACTGGAAGTCGTGCTCGGAATAGATAATATTGTTTTTATCTCTATTCTTAGCGGTAAACTCCCTGCCGAACAGCAAAAGAAAGCCCGTCAGTTAGGTTTGATGTTGGCATTAGTGACTCGTGTGCTTCTGTTATTTTCAATTAAATGGATCATGTCTTTGACGGAACCATTTATTAATCTTGCAACTACTTTTGGTATCAACAATCCGGACTGGTCTCGTTATCTCGAATTGTCAGGTAGGGATCTGATTCTATTTATTGGAGGTCTATTTTTAATTTATAAAAGTACGACCGAGATACATCATAAAATGGACGGGCATACAGAAGAACATACAGTCAATAAAAAGGGCGTAACTTTTTTAAGTACAATTTTTCAGATATTAATCTTAGATATTGTTTTTTCATTGGACTCTGTGATCACTGCAGTTGGTATGGTCGATCAAATAGGAGTGATGGTTGCGGCAGTAATTATTGCTGTTGTTATCATGTTACTATCCTCCGAGCAGATCAGTAAATTTGTCAATAATTATCCTTCCGTGAAAATGCTGGCTTTGTCTTTTCTTCTTTTGATCGGGGTATCGCTGACAGCAGAAGCATTTGATCAGCATATTCCAAAAGGCTATATTTATTTTGCAATGGCTTTTTCTGTTTTAGTCGAATTTTTAAATATTAAAAGTGAGAAAAAACAAATGCATAAACAGCATGATAAATAG
- a CDS encoding alkaline phosphatase, translating into MIKRTLATTFFYLASLSILFAQNKPKYIFYMIGDGMGLNQVNSTEVYLADLENRIGLKPLVFSLFPVATFASTYSLSNGITDSAAGGTALAVGSKTKNGVIGMDSTQTKPLKSIAYAAKEKGLKVGITTSVSIDHATPASFYAHQTSRNKYYEIATDIAKSNFDFFGGSGFLNHNTTASKETATPIFTLFEKSGYTLAFGKSDYNRLKTKADKIILMNNKDTDPESLKFAIDQKDGDLNLKEITEVAIESLTKNNDKGFFLMVEGGKIDWSSHSNDAATTLHEVVDFNNSVQAAYDFYLKHPEETLIIITADHETGGMTLGNGSSNLNFKALVNQKVSQGELSKIITKIRVEQPKTTWEQIKSVLAENLGLWTKIKVNERQEKAMFQAYENSFIKHVNATEKSLYANDEKLVAEAVKTLNEVANISWASGNHSAGYVPVYAIGAGSELFTHKMENTDIPKKIAQAAELSL; encoded by the coding sequence ATGATCAAACGTACACTCGCAACGACATTTTTCTATTTAGCATCACTATCTATTTTATTTGCTCAAAATAAACCTAAATATATATTCTATATGATCGGTGATGGTATGGGACTCAATCAGGTCAATTCTACAGAAGTCTATTTGGCAGACCTTGAAAATAGAATCGGTTTGAAACCTTTAGTATTTTCGCTTTTTCCTGTCGCTACTTTTGCCTCCACATACTCCCTATCCAATGGCATTACCGATTCGGCTGCTGGTGGAACTGCACTTGCTGTAGGGTCAAAAACTAAAAATGGTGTAATTGGAATGGACTCAACACAAACAAAACCTTTAAAAAGCATCGCTTATGCGGCTAAAGAAAAAGGCTTAAAAGTTGGCATCACCACGAGTGTGAGTATTGATCACGCTACCCCTGCATCATTCTATGCACATCAAACAAGTAGAAACAAATATTATGAAATAGCAACCGATATCGCCAAATCAAATTTTGATTTTTTTGGGGGGTCTGGCTTTTTAAATCATAATACGACAGCTTCTAAAGAAACTGCTACCCCTATTTTTACTTTATTTGAGAAATCAGGTTATACTTTGGCTTTCGGAAAATCGGATTATAATCGACTAAAAACAAAAGCTGATAAAATCATCTTAATGAACAATAAAGATACTGATCCCGAATCTTTAAAATTTGCAATTGATCAAAAAGATGGAGATCTCAATCTTAAAGAAATTACTGAAGTCGCAATTGAGTCGCTGACAAAAAATAATGACAAAGGCTTTTTCTTAATGGTAGAAGGTGGTAAGATTGATTGGTCCAGCCACAGCAATGATGCGGCAACTACACTGCATGAAGTAGTCGATTTCAATAACTCGGTACAGGCTGCTTATGATTTTTACTTAAAACATCCGGAAGAAACATTGATCATTATTACCGCAGACCACGAAACAGGTGGTATGACTTTAGGAAATGGAAGTAGCAATTTAAACTTCAAAGCCCTCGTAAATCAAAAAGTTTCTCAGGGAGAACTTTCTAAAATAATTACTAAAATACGTGTAGAACAACCTAAGACAACTTGGGAACAGATCAAAAGTGTACTTGCTGAGAATCTTGGTTTATGGACAAAAATTAAAGTCAATGAACGTCAAGAAAAAGCTATGTTCCAGGCTTATGAGAATAGTTTTATCAAACATGTAAACGCAACAGAAAAAAGCCTGTATGCGAATGACGAAAAACTAGTAGCTGAAGCTGTCAAAACATTAAATGAAGTCGCTAATATTTCATGGGCTTCTGGTAATCACTCTGCAGGTTACGTTCCTGTTTATGCAATCGGAGCTGGTTCTGAACTATTTACTCACAAAATGGAAAACACGGATATTCCTAAGAAAATCGCACAGGCTGCGGAATTAAGCTTATAA
- a CDS encoding ComEA family DNA-binding protein produces the protein MLRQFFKYFKFSRTEQNGFFVLSILMLFLFSFPFIANFFSKSDLNLESYNIQAFTSVENDTTGVDQSNDYRSLGDQKDKDPYDKGGEGSLFRFDPNRLDKAGWIKLGLKEKQVQVILNYREKGGRFYKKEDLAKIYSISPAKFKQLENYIEIAPTTVKNQVQNIEKNSAGWFTNNAENKLKPLEVDINNADTTAFIALRGIGSTFAKRIVKYRESLGGFVSVDQIKEIYGLPVETFDAILPFLKISPHHAVSKLTINELDVKSLSKHPYISFKQSTAIVNYRNQHGHFRNLEDLKKVILLDDDFLRKLAPYLIF, from the coding sequence GTGCTACGTCAGTTTTTTAAATACTTCAAGTTCTCAAGAACTGAACAGAATGGATTCTTTGTACTGAGTATATTGATGCTATTCCTGTTCAGTTTTCCTTTTATAGCCAATTTTTTTAGTAAATCCGACTTAAATTTAGAAAGTTACAATATTCAGGCTTTTACATCTGTTGAAAATGATACAACAGGTGTTGATCAATCGAATGATTATCGGTCTTTAGGAGATCAAAAGGATAAAGATCCTTATGATAAAGGGGGTGAAGGTAGTTTATTTCGATTTGATCCCAATCGTTTGGATAAAGCAGGCTGGATAAAACTGGGATTGAAAGAGAAACAGGTTCAGGTCATACTCAATTATAGAGAAAAAGGAGGCCGATTTTATAAAAAGGAAGATTTAGCTAAGATCTATTCTATCTCTCCGGCTAAATTTAAGCAATTGGAAAATTATATTGAAATTGCACCAACGACAGTTAAAAATCAGGTTCAAAATATAGAAAAAAATAGTGCAGGTTGGTTTACAAATAATGCTGAAAATAAATTAAAACCATTAGAGGTCGACATAAACAATGCGGATACTACTGCTTTTATAGCGCTAAGAGGTATCGGTTCAACTTTTGCCAAAAGGATTGTGAAATATAGAGAGTCTCTGGGTGGCTTTGTATCTGTTGATCAGATTAAAGAGATTTATGGGCTGCCTGTTGAAACATTTGATGCCATACTTCCTTTTCTAAAGATTAGCCCTCATCATGCAGTTTCAAAATTAACAATTAACGAGCTGGATGTAAAGTCTTTGTCTAAACATCCTTATATTAGTTTTAAGCAAAGTACTGCAATCGTCAATTACAGAAATCAACATGGTCATTTTCGTAATTTGGAAGATTTAAAAAAGGTCATCTTATTAGATGATGATTTTTTGCGTAAACTTGCTCCGTATTTAATCTTTTAA
- a CDS encoding adenine phosphoribosyltransferase — protein sequence MLEEKLKHIIRDVYDFPKPGIVFKDITPLLQNAQLCEEMVDAFVEQVKDCKLDAVAGIESRGFLFGMMLANRLKIPFVPIRKQGKLPFHTISESYALEYGQATIEMHEDAFPKGSRILIHDDLLATGGTAVAASKLIEKLGGEIAGYCFVISLDFLNSQGRLTRFSPHVFSLAHYK from the coding sequence ATGCTTGAAGAAAAATTAAAACATATTATTCGGGATGTATATGATTTCCCTAAACCTGGAATTGTTTTTAAGGATATTACACCGTTACTGCAAAATGCGCAGCTGTGTGAAGAGATGGTTGATGCTTTTGTAGAACAGGTAAAGGATTGTAAACTTGATGCTGTTGCTGGTATTGAGAGCAGAGGTTTTCTGTTTGGAATGATGTTGGCCAATCGTTTGAAGATTCCTTTTGTTCCCATCCGTAAGCAGGGCAAATTACCCTTTCATACAATTTCAGAGTCTTATGCTCTTGAATATGGGCAGGCGACTATAGAAATGCATGAAGATGCCTTTCCAAAAGGTAGTAGAATCCTGATCCATGATGACTTGCTGGCTACAGGTGGCACTGCAGTGGCTGCAAGTAAATTGATTGAAAAATTAGGTGGTGAAATAGCTGGATATTGTTTTGTCATCAGCCTAGATTTTTTAAATAGCCAGGGAAGATTAACCCGGTTTAGTCCCCATGTTTTTTCATTAGCACATTATAAATAA